The Dioscorea cayenensis subsp. rotundata cultivar TDr96_F1 chromosome 18, TDr96_F1_v2_PseudoChromosome.rev07_lg8_w22 25.fasta, whole genome shotgun sequence genome includes the window TTTGGAGGGCTTTGGAAATGGGAGTGGATGGGGAGGGATGGTGAGAGGCGCGGAGAAGGAGGGGTTTGCgaggagaggaggaggaagaggaggagaaggagaagggtCTAGAGAGGGAGGAAGGGCGAGGGAGGAGAGGGAGAAGGAGAGGATTGTGGAGTTTGACGGCGGATTCCATGGCCATTGCCAGAGCtcacttcctcttcttcttcggctcgtcttcttctctttgttttcttctcgtTTAGCTCACCCTAAAACCCTTCCCGAAACCCTCTCGAGCCTTCCCAGTTGGGCCTTTAGGACTTTGATTGCGAACTTGGCCCAATTGTGATGTCTAGATAGACCTCTCTATTGGGCTTGGTCCAACTTATTATGGGCTCACTTTTGTGGCCGAAATTTATTATTGAGCCTTGCGGTTAATGACAACAGTACTGATTTcataaacattatatatatatatatatatattttggccTTTTGACCATTAGTAACTTATATCCCGTGGGGTGAGGTTACTGAGAATTTATTACAGAGGTAGATCTCTTCAATTAGATTTTTTACATCCACAAATATTCAAACTTGAATCGTTTGATTAAATGACCCAAGGCTCTATCTATCATATGGAACAACCTTTGTTGGTAACATATtgtaatatttgaaatataGAGGCCATTGATAATGCCATGTCAAGTAAGGTTACTCCACTAAAGCTGTGGATTTTGGAACCTCAAATACGGATCATTGTTCCATTATTCATTTACCTTAATCCCATCACCATTCGATTTATAGTTATTACTAAACCAATATATACTAAAGTGAATATATTATGAAGACGATGGTGAAGTGCAAATTTTCTACATCTATCACGTGATTGACATCGATAAAAGATATTGCAAACTTAAGATCTATTTACCAAAGCTTAATGGGTGAAAATTTTGTGGTAGGTATTTCTTTgttagataaaaacaaaaaaacattatcatatattattgaaaatttatataaatatgatatatatgaaGGATACAGGAAAGGTTATGGAAAATTGTTTAAATTGTGCAAGATTTCAATTGGCGAAACGAAATTATCAATATTTGACAAACAACACActttaatttcaaaacaaaaatataggaaaaaatgaaaaactctTACTACTGAGGGCAGTGATAGCCTTTGTACTTTACAACATTACTAATTAACATTTCAATGAAATTACTAGGattgcaaaaaaaattaaacataattaattctAACCCTTATTACCCAAACTATGAGACCTCTTTAAACTcatattctattatttttcattctcctttttattttgtgtttgaatatAGCGGCTATTATCTTGTATGGCAATcttaccaaatttttttttaaaaaaaaaaaatcttgatttaGTTCAACAACTAATTAAAACAgggaacatatatatatatattggtatattaattaattcacaAATAtgtcaattaagaaaaaattaacaagacGAATTGGACAAATATCTAAAAAGAGTACTCAAAGGTGGGCACGTCTCACGTGCGAGAAATAGGATGGCGTCCCACGCCGACTAACATAGTAACTTATTCAATGCATTCCATCTCTCAATCAAATATGCAACAACGATGGAAGTCCCATTCCCATAACCAGACATCCTTCACCAACCGTTTATGTCTCTCTCACCACAAACAAGTCCCAATCTCAATGCAATGGTGTCACCCCAGATCCCTCCACGTGTAAAATCACTATAAATATTTACACGTCATCACTCCATCACCACCCCTCCCCATGCTGCCAcctgtacatatatatatatacactattattattattattattagttatataCATCCGCCCGTTGTCCTGACTACTGAGACTGCTTTTAGACGATGATGATCAAAACGGACGGTGGAGATCTGACGAGCTCATCATCCCTCGTTGTCGGCGTCTCTTGCTGCTGTTTCTTCTAGCATCTTCTGGATCCTCTGCATGGTTTCCATCTCTGTTattctctcctctctctcacGTGCGTATGTTTCAAAGAACTCTTTGTTCTCCTTCTCCAACTCCTTCCAAactatataacatatatatatacaaacaagtGCAAAgttacacacacacagagagacagagataaaaagagataaaaagagaaagagagataagATAAAGAAGTTGGCAAACCAGTGGAAGTGATAACAGGCTTTATGTTTGCATGTTTAGAGAGAGCATCCATGCACTCCTCTTTGGTCATGTTGAAGATAAGGCACTTCTCTATCAAGTGTTgcacctttatatatatatatatatatatatatcatcacaaAGTTTACAAACGAACACATGCTAGTGATTAaagagaataatatataaatattaatgataaaaagACTTACCGTGCGGATGTATGAAGCTGAAGACTCCCCCATGATATGATCTAAGTACTTggcaaaagagagagagagagagagagatagaaagaaagaaggatGAGATATGATGCATGATGAGAGAGCAATGGGAGTGAGTGAAGGGGAATAAAAAAGGGTGAGAATGGAGGAAATACGAGGAGATGTGGGACATGGGTGTCACGTGGGAGATAGGAGATCATTGGTTCATATGAGATGAGGCAGATTTAACAAGCCCTCATGCTGTCTCTTGTGTCCCCACCCTCCCATTCACGTGACTTCTCACCTATTTCCTATCTCTTCTCTCCATTTTCACCCTACATTTGCCTCGAGATTATCAGATCCTCGTGCTACAAATCTCAAAGATTTCTCCATCCTTTGAGTATATCATTTCCCTTTCAAATCAAATGTCTTAACCACTTGGCTATGGCTATCCAGTATATCTTTAATCTTTGAAatgaattaaatcatat containing:
- the LOC120281965 gene encoding uncharacterized protein LOC120281965, whose protein sequence is MGESSASYIRTVQHLIEKCLIFNMTKEECMDALSKHANIKPVITSTVWKELEKENKEFFETYAREREERITEMETMQRIQKMLEETAARDADNEG